Proteins from a single region of Chanodichthys erythropterus isolate Z2021 chromosome 13, ASM2448905v1, whole genome shotgun sequence:
- the si:dkey-174n20.1 gene encoding retinol dehydrogenase 11 produces MYLLYTIISALLCFLTLKWMKRRRYCMDVKRLDGKTVLITGGNSGIGKETAVALALRGARVIIACRDEEKARKAVKEIKARSHSLNVLHMEVDLANMRSIREFCKTFLQKEKRLDILINNAGMPSVLDWTDDNFSMCFGVNHLGHFLLTNLLLLRLKESSPSRVINLTCSSYKYQKLDFKDLNYNLFPFFTYCRSKLANIYFTQELARMMEGKGVIAYAVHPGYVQSSWTCHYSFLYRILAQVVMFMFFISCEAGAQTVVYCAVSDEVLPHNGGYFSDCRPAPLRAFARDSGVAKKLWEASERLVKLA; encoded by the exons ATGTATCTGTTATACACTATAATATCCGCACTTTTATGCTTTTTGACATTAAAATGGATGAAACGGAGGAGGTATTGCATGGACGTGAAGAGGTTAGATGGAAAAACGGTTCTTATAACAG GAGGAAACTCTGGTATTGGGAAGGAGACGGCTGTGGCACTGGCTTTGCGAGGTGCTCGTGTGATCATCGCCTGCAGGGATGAGGAGAAAGCGAGAAAGGCTGTTAAGGAGATCAAAGCCAGGAGCCACAGTTTAAATGTGCTACATATGGAGGTCGACCTGGCCAACATGAGGTCAATACGAGAGTTCTGCAAAACCTTCTTACAAAAGGAAAAGCGGCTGGATATTTTGATCAATAATGCAG GTATGCCCAGCGTTCTCGACTGGACCGATGACAATTTCTCCATGTGCTTTGGCGTGAACCACCTGGGCCATTTCTTACTGACGAACCTTCTTCTCCTGCGGCTGAAAGAGAGCTCCCCAAGCAGGGTGATCAATCTCACCTGCTCCAGCTACAAGTACCAGAAGCTGGACTTCAAAGATCTCAACTACAATCTGTTCCCGTTCTTTACTTACTGCCGCAGCAAGCTGGCTAACATTTACTTCACACAGGAGCTAGCTCGCATGATGGAGGGGAAAGGAGTGATTGCATATGCCGTTCACCCTG GTTACGTTCAGAGTAGCTGGACCTGTCATTACTCGTTTCTGTACCGGATCCTTGCACAGGTGGtgatgttcatgtttttcatTTCGTGTGAGGCTGGGGCGCAGACGGTGGTCTATTGTGCTGTATCAGACGAGGTGCTCCCGCACAACGGAGGATATTTCTCTGACTGTCGGCCGGCTCCTCTGCGAGCCTTCGCTAGAGATTCTGGAGTAGCAAAAAAACTATGGGAGGCCAGTGAGAGACTAGTTAAGCTGGCCTGA
- the si:ch211-225b11.4 gene encoding tRNA (32-2'-O)-methyltransferase regulator THADA isoform X2: MTIINFSSAQADSVMKSLVLEDQISSDVKDTLRVFLQKLTENAKSTGKRSRERSLEEASQILQKIPKEALNSLQSASLCQLAQLLLALQLEAVTISSACRKLDQILQVLAEINYSIVFEVVTQYLLKRLHQKQVFTLKDLQIACMFLEDSTMGREVLKTECTTLLSKVAELIPVVMADEEARNGPLCYQTVKVCLQVFQLLPGQVALLVYSKDSVNMSVRKILEFLMNIILGEASSRDTRLLAGTAVAMLLTTPSDSQCAESAAWSLLQINNTEPWRLTVGELQVDCHPRCQDGVDRLAVCRGLLTCCRNDILVSHHGNQGTRLLLNGLFPFISALCEEKLDCHYYVFQVFTIWLKRLKECLSEVWEVTGAPLDSDLQQQLTQIIWNNAESPLDGVAEVARSAFCLFMEIYEKDCLHFGNAEKRLYLELLNRISELPWESKAKYLPLTAILPYTGTDKVLDLYPALPSHILKCLSTNHLSPCASEVYKFLLQEQKRELLKNASQEPPPTDQDLAIQWARRWQPVILEALTSELTLLQNNASCHLLPSTLRAFPGAFNSLLSALDPTAPGHLHAWACVMSAQRVTSGHSLWSADSPHALKTLRLALSSLDDSIRLAAVNLLCCSPKTKEAPSQVEYSTLREFIPLNLNSESSPFRQHLQAALRKFLVRIRDSCMASIKGQNSKKGLTEEEDAELKQGVEFVDWLSQLSLIYLTPDSNYQRKKTVLLLLSAVLETCTDTWSPDRKKGQPPANMSALIDWAKVRGKWDFFSKSKLLVLIGCLEDSTNEIRELSAELLLRFFPPSLPDDVTAVLFSRAERLLQSPRVQEAQMGALMIKLLLQKVDGAFEQGEKQSVKLITFLLTKLQNHYLTARNDMLLAARTTPIHGIVSALQKGLLEVPGVLVESITKSIAGDIVSLLEKLTLLLLGVLYGDQDTEEKDVPPSFCDMGNAISSLIGQGGVERGGLDEDGEENVLLSEEHSLVLTCCWVSLKEIGIFLGSLVERILSLHCKELTLTVEELRRASKVFKDIILKCRHWGAVEGCCIGFTKFCRALLCSSDPEIKQIPSIMLQQGLSVLQSPRSTSVTRRAAGLPMLILGVLAAEDASKSRPLLAHTINTLLKTSEAPLPQDWDQTLDLPQVCAVHTLQALVKGSSLGVAVLQYTPVVAILSLTLLSSPCWAMRNAALQLYSSLCTRMLGQQPAGQEGSAHSGMSSPSFFNLYPALQPFLLGALESAAKDLHDSTLLLHPSLYPVLTLLAKLQPGAEEQTRALSEFLPPLFLLAASPVYGVRVMSSRALVAMVPLSEYLATVLQLVEKLPESQDVVCCHNRLHGQLLQIEAILARALKTNISRSSLSEVMTRFESRLWLASLRQQCPLVRMAYVDIVRLMRGHCSGAFLTQLSSQLLQEVHRSPNILEVGSAAFHQSAVNFLCGDPEWSCQVWQSLANGNAIVRLSLVKSAIEGHGWRGTDLQEVIERALQANLKKALLDQNVEYRGAFLTTLVEVMTPEEESFALPPPCPPRFEETWLKECMEVLFTDLESDRGGPVLISTALCAVSLLLSQSVDLSLLQRWCKLLEKHRCPEAPEALRISCAQALCLCGVSVVTRSLTDRLLLAELSTSLINTGIYLLQDESPQVRAKAAIFASLLCCSRQPEAPQRCFYMQVNQALHSLLDLLLERFWDASGALEALMCHLPDCDLNVLLKESKETQCRSLYERDEANVFAEPSVISERLLQYLLHLVKHYPESSTLAKNLEHWARNSAAIVKENLTICMQLQLGNVLNPDWLSLLIDPRFHGALYGLFTRAIILLQLFKKCDSIRPLLDPLSLSTDLQDIQRRFVLNGVFLPQVFTDALAQTD; encoded by the exons ATGACGATTATAAACTTTTCTTCGGCGCAAGCTGATTCAGTTATGAAATCTCTCGTTTTAGAGGATCAAATATCATCTGATGTCAAAGACACGCTCAGGGttttcttgcagaagctcacaGAAAATGCCAA GAGTACAGGCAAACGAAGCAGAGAGCGCTCACTGGAGGAGGCTTCACAGATCCTACAGAAGATCCCAAAAGAAGCACTTAATTCCTTACAGTCTGCTTCTCTTTGCCAACTTGCTCAGCTTCTTTTGGCCTTACAGTTAGAGGCGGTGACCATTTCATCTGCCTGCCGCAAATTAGACCAA ATTCTGCAGGTCTTGGCTGAAATAAACTACTCCATTGTCTTTGAAGTAGTCACACAATACCTGCTGAAGCGTTTGCACCAAAAACAG GTGTTTACATTAAAAGATCTTCAGATAG cctgcatgttTTTGGAGGACAGCACTATGGGACGAGAGGTTCTGAAGACCGAATGCACCACCCTGCTTAGTAAAGTCGCTGAGCTGATTCCTGTTGTTATGGCAGATGAAGAAGCCAGAAATGGGCCGTTGTGCTACCAAACTGTCAAG GTTTGTTTACAGGTGTTTCAGCTGCTGCCAGGGCAGGTGGCCCTGTTGGTCTACAGTAAGGACAGTGTAAATATGAGTGTGAGAAAGATTTTGGAGTTCTTGATGAACATTATCTTAGGAGAG GCTTCCAGCAGAGACACACGGTTATTGGCAGGCACTGCGGTTGCAATGCTGCTCACCACGCCATCAGACAGTCAGTGTGCGGAATCGGCTGCCTGGAGTCTGCTGCAAATCAACAACACGG AACCGTGGAGATTGACAGTAGGTGAGCTACAGGTGGACTGCCATCCCAGATGTCAGGATGGAGTAGACAGACTGGCTGTATGCAGGGGGTTGTTAACTTGCTGCAGAAATGACATTCTCGTCAGTCACCATGGCAACCAGGGG ACTCGTCTTCTCTTGAATGGGTTGTTCCCCTTCATCTCAGCACTTTGTGAAGAAAAGCTTGACTGTCATTACTATGTTTTTCAAG tttttactaTCTGGCTGAAAAGGCTGAAAGAATGTCTCAGTGAGGTTTGGGAAGTTACTGGTGCTCCTTTAGATTCAGACCTCCAACAGCAACTTACACAAATCATCTGGAACAATGCAGAGAGCCCG ttGGATGGTGTTGCAGAGGTGGCACGTAGTGCTTTCTGTCTCTTTATGGAGATATATGAGAAGGATTGTTTGCACTTTGGGAACGCAGAGAAAAGACTTTATTTGGAGTTATTGAACAGGATATCAGAACTGCCTTGGGAATCCAAAGCAAAATATTTACCACTTACTGCAATTTTACCATACACAGGAACAGACAAG GTTCTGGATCTGTATCCCGCCCTTCCCTCTCACATCCTAAAATGcctctccaccaatcacctTTCTCCATGTGCCTCAGAAGTCTACAAATTCCTCCTTCAGGAACAGAAACGTGagcttttaaaaaatgcatccCAAGAACCCCCACCCACCGACCAAGACTTAGCCATTCAATGGGCTCGGAGATGGCAACCAGTCATCCTGGAGGCTTTGACTTCAGAATTAACTCTACTTCAAAATAATGCCTCTTGCCATCTTCTGCCATCAACACTACGTGCATTTCCAGGTGCTTTTAACAGTCTGCTGTCAGCTCTGGATCCCACAGCTCCCGGTCACCTTCATGCATGGGCCTGTGTCATGAGTGCCCAACGGGTCACAAGTGGACATTCCCTCTGGAGTGCAGACAGCCCCCATGCTCTCAAGACTCTCCGTCTTGCCCTCTCCTCTCTGGATGACAGCATCCGACTTGCAGCTGTGAACCTCCTCTGCTGCAGTCCAAAGACTAAAGAAGCCCCATCTCAAGTGGAGTATTCCACTCTGAGAGAATTCATCCCGCTCAATCTCAACAGCGAATCGTCACCGTTCCGTCAGCATCTTCAGGCAGCACTAAGGAAATTcttggtgagaataagagaTAGTTGCATGGCAAGCATTAAGGGTCAAAATAGTAAAAAAGGACTCACAGAGGAAGAGGATGCAGAGCTTAAACAAGGAGTTG agTTTGTTGACTGGCTCTCCCAGCTGTCTTTGATCTATTTGACTCCTGACAGCAACTACCAAAGGAAGAAGACTGTCTTGCTCCTGCTGTCTGCAGTGCTGGAAACATGCACAGACACCTGGAGTCCAGATAGAAAGAAGGGACAACCACCTG ccAATATGTCTGCTCTTATAGACTGGGCTAAAGTAAGGGGAAAGTGGGATTTCTTCTCAAAGTCAAAGCTGCTGGTCCTGATTGGATGTTTGGAGGATTCAACCAATGAg ATCCGAGAGCTGTCTGCGGAGCTACTACTCCGATTTTTCCCTCCATCTCTCCCTGATGATGTCACAGCTGTGCTGTTTAGTCGGGCAGAACGGCTGCTCCAGAGCCCACGGGTCCAGGAGGCCCAGATGGGGGCACTGATGATCAAACTGCTCCTGCAGAA GGTGGATGGGGCATTTGAACAGGGGGAGAAACAGTCAGTTAAACTGATTACGTTCCTTCTGACCAAACTACAAAACCATTACCTCACTGCCAGGAATGACATGTTGCTTGCAGCTCGCACAACACCTATTCATG GCATTGTAAGTGCTCTGCAGAAGGGCTTGCTGGAGGTGCCAGGAGTCCTAGTGGAGTCAATAACCAAGAGTATTGCAGGAGACATTGTGTCTTTACTAGAAAAGCTCACTCTACTGCTGTTAGGTGTGCTGTATGGAGACCAGGACACTGAGGAGAAAG ATGTGCCTCCATCGTTCTGTGACATGGGGAATGCAATCAGTTCTCTAATTGGTCAGGGTGGTGTTGAGAGAGGGGGGCTTGATGAGGATGGAGAGGAGAATGTGTTGCTCTCTGAGGAACATAGTCTGGTGCTGACCTGCTGCTGGGTCTCCTTGAAG GAAATTGGTATTTTTCTAGGCTCCCTGGTGGAGAGAATCCTGTCACTTCACTGTAAAGAACTGACACTGACTGTGGAGGAACTCAGGAGGGCTTCCAAAGTGTTTAAAGACATTATTCTGAAATGTAGACACTGG GGGGCAGTAGAGGGCTGCTGTATTGGCTTCACTAAATTCTGCAGGGCTCTTCTATGCAGCTCTGATCCAGAGATCAAGCAGATCCCTTCCATCATGTTACAACAG GGCCTTTCAGTTCTCCAGTCGCCCCGTAGTACATCAGTGACACGCCGTGCTGCCGGTTTACCCATGCTGATCTTAGGTGTCTTGGCTGCTGAGGATGCTAGCAAATCTCGCCCCCTATTGGCCCACACCATTAACACCCTTCTGAAGACGTCCGAAGCACCTCTGCCCCAGGACTGGGACCAAACCCTTGACTTACCACAG GTGTGTGCTGTTCACACCCTTCAAGCACTGGTGAAGGGCTCCAGTCTGGGTGTAGCTGTTCTACAGTACACCCCCGTGGTGGCCATTCTGTCACTCACACTCCTTAGCTCGCCATGCTGGGCCATGAGGAACGCAGCCCTGCAGCTCTACA GTTCTCTCTGCACCAGAATGTTGGGTCAACAGCCAGCCGGTCAAGAGGGCTCCGCTCATTCCGGCATGTCTTCTCCTTCTTTCTTCAACCTTTACCCAGCCCTGCAGCCCTTCCTCCTGGGGGCGCTGGAAAGTGCAGCTAAAGACCTACATGACTCCACCCTTCTCCTACATCCTTCCCTCTACCCTGTGCTCACTCTGCTTGCCAAACTACAGCCTGGTGCTGAGGAACAGACACG GGCTCTGTCAGAATTCCTGCCTCCGCTATTCCTCCTAGCTGCCAGCCCAGTCTATGGCGTACGAGTGATGTCATCAAGAGCCCTAGTTGCTATGGTACCACTAAGTGAATATCTGGCAACTGTCCTGCAGTTGGTAGAAAAGCTGCCCGAATCACAAGACGTTGTGTGCTGTCACAACAGACTGCATGGCCAACTCCTACAGATAGAAGCCATACTGGCCAGGGCACTGAAAACTAACAT cagtcgGTCATCTCTCAGTGAGGTTATGACCAGGTTTGAGTCCAGATTGTGGTTGGCATCTTTGAGGCAACAATGCCCGTTGGTGCGGATGGCATATGTGGATATAGTGAGGCTAATGAGAGGCCACTGCTCTGGTGCTTTCCTCACTCAGCTGTCCTCTCAACTACTGCAGGAGGTCCACAGGAGTCCAAACATACTAGAG GTTGGCTCTGCTGCATTCCACCAAAGTGCAGTGAACTTTCTGTGTGGGGATCCTGAGTGGTCGTGTCAGGTGTGGCAGAGTCTGGCCAATGGCAATGCAATAGTGAGGCTCTCATTGGTCAAGTCTGCTATAGAGGGGCATGGTTGGAGAGGAACAGACCTCCAGGAGGTTATTGAGAGAGCACTGCAG GCCAACCTGAAGAAGGCGCTGTTGGACCAGAACGTGGAGTACAGGGGAGCATTCTTGACCACGTTAGTTGAGGTTATGACCCCAGAGGAAGAGAGTTTTGCCCTGCCCCCTCCCTGTCCTCCAAGGTTTGAGGAGACATGGCTGAAAGAGTGTATGGAGGTTCTATTTACTGATCTGGAGTCAGATAGAGGAGGACCTGTGCTGATCTCCACAGCTCTGTGTGCAGTCAGCCTGCTCCTTTCCCAGAG TGTGGACTTGTCTTTGCTCCAGCGCTGGTGTAAGTTATTAGAGAAGCACAGATGTCCCGAAGCTCCTGAGGCACTCAGAATATCCTGTGCTCAGGCTCTGTGTCTGTGTGGCGTCTCTGTGGTGACCAGGAGCCTGACAGACAGACTTTTACTCGCAGAGCTCAGTACCAG CTTGATCAACACCGGTATCTACCTGCTTCAGGATGAGAGTCCACAGGTAAGAGCAAAGGCAGCTATCTTTGCCTCTCTGCTCTGCTGTTCTCGACAACCAGAAGCTCCTCAGAGATGCTTCTACATGCAGGTGAACCAGGCTCTGCACTCACTGCTGGACCTGCTCTTGGAAAGATTTTGGGATGCGAGTGGCGCTTTAGAGGCCTTAATGTGCCACTTACCTGACTGTGATCTGAATGTTTTGCTGAAGGAGTCCAAAGAGACACA ATGCCGCAGTCTGTATGAGCGCGATGAAGCAAATGTGTTTGCAGAGCCATCTGTGATCTCAGAGCGCCTGTTGCAGTACCTATTGCATCTAGTTAAACATTACCCAGAATCCTCCACTCTCGCCAAGAACCTTGAGCACTGGGCCCGAAACAGTGCAGCCATCGTCAAAGAGAATCTCACAATTTGTATGCAACTTCAATTAG GCAATGTCCTGAATCCTGATTGGCTGAGTTTGCTAATAGATCCCCGTTTCCATGGCGCTCTTTATGGCCTGTTCACTAGGGCGATTATACTACTTCAGCTGTTCAAGAAGTGTGATTCCATACGACCCCTACTCGACCCTTTGAGTTTATCTACAGACCTTCAGGATATTCAGAGACGGTTTGTCCTAAATGGAGTCTTCCTTCCTCAGGTCTTCACTGATGCACTAGCACAGACAGATTAA
- the si:ch211-225b11.4 gene encoding tRNA (32-2'-O)-methyltransferase regulator THADA isoform X1: MTIINFSSAQADSVMKSLVLEDQISSDVKDTLRVFLQKLTENAKSTGKRSRERSLEEASQILQKIPKEALNSLQSASLCQLAQLLLALQLEAVTISSACRKLDQILQVLAEINYSIVFEVVTQYLLKRLHQKQVFTLKDLQIACMFLEDSTMGREVLKTECTTLLSKVAELIPVVMADEEARNGPLCYQTVKVCLQVFQLLPGQVALLVYSKDSVNMSVRKILEFLMNIILGEASSRDTRLLAGTAVAMLLTTPSDSQCAESAAWSLLQINNTEPWRLTVGELQVDCHPRCQDGVDRLAVCRGLLTCCRNDILVSHHGNQGTRLLLNGLFPFISALCEEKLDCHYYVFQVFTIWLKRLKECLSEVWEVTGAPLDSDLQQQLTQIIWNNAESPLDGVAEVARSAFCLFMEIYEKDCLHFGNAEKRLYLELLNRISELPWESKAKYLPLTAILPYTGTDKVLDLYPALPSHILKCLSTNHLSPCASEVYKFLLQEQKRELLKNASQEPPPTDQDLAIQWARRWQPVILEALTSELTLLQNNASCHLLPSTLRAFPGAFNSLLSALDPTAPGHLHAWACVMSAQRVTSGHSLWSADSPHALKTLRLALSSLDDSIRLAAVNLLCCSPKTKEAPSQVEYSTLREFIPLNLNSESSPFRQHLQAALRKFLVRIRDSCMASIKGQNSKKGLTEEEDAELKQGVEFVDWLSQLSLIYLTPDSNYQRKKTVLLLLSAVLETCTDTWSPDRKKGQPPANMSALIDWAKVRGKWDFFSKSKLLVLIGCLEDSTNEIRELSAELLLRFFPPSLPDDVTAVLFSRAERLLQSPRVQEAQMGALMIKLLLQKVDGAFEQGEKQSVKLITFLLTKLQNHYLTARNDMLLAARTTPIHGIVSALQKGLLEVPGVLVESITKSIAGDIVSLLEKLTLLLLGVLYGDQDTEEKDVPPSFCDMGNAISSLIGQGGVERGGLDEDGEENVLLSEEHSLVLTCCWVSLKEIGIFLGSLVERILSLHCKELTLTVEELRRASKVFKDIILKCRHWGAVEGCCIGFTKFCRALLCSSDPEIKQIPSIMLQQGLSVLQSPRSTSVTRRAAGLPMLILGVLAAEDASKSRPLLAHTINTLLKTSEAPLPQDWDQTLDLPQVCAVHTLQALVKGSSLGVAVLQYTPVVAILSLTLLSSPCWAMRNAALQLYSSLCTRMLGQQPAGQEGSAHSGMSSPSFFNLYPALQPFLLGALESAAKDLHDSTLLLHPSLYPVLTLLAKLQPGAEEQTRALSEFLPPLFLLAASPVYGVRVMSSRALVAMVPLSEYLATVLQLVEKLPESQDVVCCHNRLHGQLLQIEAILARALKTNISRSSLSEVMTRFESRLWLASLRQQCPLVRMAYVDIVRLMRGHCSGAFLTQLSSQLLQEVHRSPNILEVGSAAFHQSAVNFLCGDPEWSCQVWQSLANGNAIVRLSLVKSAIEGHGWRGTDLQEVIERALQCGLVFAPALV, translated from the exons ATGACGATTATAAACTTTTCTTCGGCGCAAGCTGATTCAGTTATGAAATCTCTCGTTTTAGAGGATCAAATATCATCTGATGTCAAAGACACGCTCAGGGttttcttgcagaagctcacaGAAAATGCCAA GAGTACAGGCAAACGAAGCAGAGAGCGCTCACTGGAGGAGGCTTCACAGATCCTACAGAAGATCCCAAAAGAAGCACTTAATTCCTTACAGTCTGCTTCTCTTTGCCAACTTGCTCAGCTTCTTTTGGCCTTACAGTTAGAGGCGGTGACCATTTCATCTGCCTGCCGCAAATTAGACCAA ATTCTGCAGGTCTTGGCTGAAATAAACTACTCCATTGTCTTTGAAGTAGTCACACAATACCTGCTGAAGCGTTTGCACCAAAAACAG GTGTTTACATTAAAAGATCTTCAGATAG cctgcatgttTTTGGAGGACAGCACTATGGGACGAGAGGTTCTGAAGACCGAATGCACCACCCTGCTTAGTAAAGTCGCTGAGCTGATTCCTGTTGTTATGGCAGATGAAGAAGCCAGAAATGGGCCGTTGTGCTACCAAACTGTCAAG GTTTGTTTACAGGTGTTTCAGCTGCTGCCAGGGCAGGTGGCCCTGTTGGTCTACAGTAAGGACAGTGTAAATATGAGTGTGAGAAAGATTTTGGAGTTCTTGATGAACATTATCTTAGGAGAG GCTTCCAGCAGAGACACACGGTTATTGGCAGGCACTGCGGTTGCAATGCTGCTCACCACGCCATCAGACAGTCAGTGTGCGGAATCGGCTGCCTGGAGTCTGCTGCAAATCAACAACACGG AACCGTGGAGATTGACAGTAGGTGAGCTACAGGTGGACTGCCATCCCAGATGTCAGGATGGAGTAGACAGACTGGCTGTATGCAGGGGGTTGTTAACTTGCTGCAGAAATGACATTCTCGTCAGTCACCATGGCAACCAGGGG ACTCGTCTTCTCTTGAATGGGTTGTTCCCCTTCATCTCAGCACTTTGTGAAGAAAAGCTTGACTGTCATTACTATGTTTTTCAAG tttttactaTCTGGCTGAAAAGGCTGAAAGAATGTCTCAGTGAGGTTTGGGAAGTTACTGGTGCTCCTTTAGATTCAGACCTCCAACAGCAACTTACACAAATCATCTGGAACAATGCAGAGAGCCCG ttGGATGGTGTTGCAGAGGTGGCACGTAGTGCTTTCTGTCTCTTTATGGAGATATATGAGAAGGATTGTTTGCACTTTGGGAACGCAGAGAAAAGACTTTATTTGGAGTTATTGAACAGGATATCAGAACTGCCTTGGGAATCCAAAGCAAAATATTTACCACTTACTGCAATTTTACCATACACAGGAACAGACAAG GTTCTGGATCTGTATCCCGCCCTTCCCTCTCACATCCTAAAATGcctctccaccaatcacctTTCTCCATGTGCCTCAGAAGTCTACAAATTCCTCCTTCAGGAACAGAAACGTGagcttttaaaaaatgcatccCAAGAACCCCCACCCACCGACCAAGACTTAGCCATTCAATGGGCTCGGAGATGGCAACCAGTCATCCTGGAGGCTTTGACTTCAGAATTAACTCTACTTCAAAATAATGCCTCTTGCCATCTTCTGCCATCAACACTACGTGCATTTCCAGGTGCTTTTAACAGTCTGCTGTCAGCTCTGGATCCCACAGCTCCCGGTCACCTTCATGCATGGGCCTGTGTCATGAGTGCCCAACGGGTCACAAGTGGACATTCCCTCTGGAGTGCAGACAGCCCCCATGCTCTCAAGACTCTCCGTCTTGCCCTCTCCTCTCTGGATGACAGCATCCGACTTGCAGCTGTGAACCTCCTCTGCTGCAGTCCAAAGACTAAAGAAGCCCCATCTCAAGTGGAGTATTCCACTCTGAGAGAATTCATCCCGCTCAATCTCAACAGCGAATCGTCACCGTTCCGTCAGCATCTTCAGGCAGCACTAAGGAAATTcttggtgagaataagagaTAGTTGCATGGCAAGCATTAAGGGTCAAAATAGTAAAAAAGGACTCACAGAGGAAGAGGATGCAGAGCTTAAACAAGGAGTTG agTTTGTTGACTGGCTCTCCCAGCTGTCTTTGATCTATTTGACTCCTGACAGCAACTACCAAAGGAAGAAGACTGTCTTGCTCCTGCTGTCTGCAGTGCTGGAAACATGCACAGACACCTGGAGTCCAGATAGAAAGAAGGGACAACCACCTG ccAATATGTCTGCTCTTATAGACTGGGCTAAAGTAAGGGGAAAGTGGGATTTCTTCTCAAAGTCAAAGCTGCTGGTCCTGATTGGATGTTTGGAGGATTCAACCAATGAg ATCCGAGAGCTGTCTGCGGAGCTACTACTCCGATTTTTCCCTCCATCTCTCCCTGATGATGTCACAGCTGTGCTGTTTAGTCGGGCAGAACGGCTGCTCCAGAGCCCACGGGTCCAGGAGGCCCAGATGGGGGCACTGATGATCAAACTGCTCCTGCAGAA GGTGGATGGGGCATTTGAACAGGGGGAGAAACAGTCAGTTAAACTGATTACGTTCCTTCTGACCAAACTACAAAACCATTACCTCACTGCCAGGAATGACATGTTGCTTGCAGCTCGCACAACACCTATTCATG GCATTGTAAGTGCTCTGCAGAAGGGCTTGCTGGAGGTGCCAGGAGTCCTAGTGGAGTCAATAACCAAGAGTATTGCAGGAGACATTGTGTCTTTACTAGAAAAGCTCACTCTACTGCTGTTAGGTGTGCTGTATGGAGACCAGGACACTGAGGAGAAAG ATGTGCCTCCATCGTTCTGTGACATGGGGAATGCAATCAGTTCTCTAATTGGTCAGGGTGGTGTTGAGAGAGGGGGGCTTGATGAGGATGGAGAGGAGAATGTGTTGCTCTCTGAGGAACATAGTCTGGTGCTGACCTGCTGCTGGGTCTCCTTGAAG GAAATTGGTATTTTTCTAGGCTCCCTGGTGGAGAGAATCCTGTCACTTCACTGTAAAGAACTGACACTGACTGTGGAGGAACTCAGGAGGGCTTCCAAAGTGTTTAAAGACATTATTCTGAAATGTAGACACTGG GGGGCAGTAGAGGGCTGCTGTATTGGCTTCACTAAATTCTGCAGGGCTCTTCTATGCAGCTCTGATCCAGAGATCAAGCAGATCCCTTCCATCATGTTACAACAG GGCCTTTCAGTTCTCCAGTCGCCCCGTAGTACATCAGTGACACGCCGTGCTGCCGGTTTACCCATGCTGATCTTAGGTGTCTTGGCTGCTGAGGATGCTAGCAAATCTCGCCCCCTATTGGCCCACACCATTAACACCCTTCTGAAGACGTCCGAAGCACCTCTGCCCCAGGACTGGGACCAAACCCTTGACTTACCACAG GTGTGTGCTGTTCACACCCTTCAAGCACTGGTGAAGGGCTCCAGTCTGGGTGTAGCTGTTCTACAGTACACCCCCGTGGTGGCCATTCTGTCACTCACACTCCTTAGCTCGCCATGCTGGGCCATGAGGAACGCAGCCCTGCAGCTCTACA GTTCTCTCTGCACCAGAATGTTGGGTCAACAGCCAGCCGGTCAAGAGGGCTCCGCTCATTCCGGCATGTCTTCTCCTTCTTTCTTCAACCTTTACCCAGCCCTGCAGCCCTTCCTCCTGGGGGCGCTGGAAAGTGCAGCTAAAGACCTACATGACTCCACCCTTCTCCTACATCCTTCCCTCTACCCTGTGCTCACTCTGCTTGCCAAACTACAGCCTGGTGCTGAGGAACAGACACG GGCTCTGTCAGAATTCCTGCCTCCGCTATTCCTCCTAGCTGCCAGCCCAGTCTATGGCGTACGAGTGATGTCATCAAGAGCCCTAGTTGCTATGGTACCACTAAGTGAATATCTGGCAACTGTCCTGCAGTTGGTAGAAAAGCTGCCCGAATCACAAGACGTTGTGTGCTGTCACAACAGACTGCATGGCCAACTCCTACAGATAGAAGCCATACTGGCCAGGGCACTGAAAACTAACAT cagtcgGTCATCTCTCAGTGAGGTTATGACCAGGTTTGAGTCCAGATTGTGGTTGGCATCTTTGAGGCAACAATGCCCGTTGGTGCGGATGGCATATGTGGATATAGTGAGGCTAATGAGAGGCCACTGCTCTGGTGCTTTCCTCACTCAGCTGTCCTCTCAACTACTGCAGGAGGTCCACAGGAGTCCAAACATACTAGAG GTTGGCTCTGCTGCATTCCACCAAAGTGCAGTGAACTTTCTGTGTGGGGATCCTGAGTGGTCGTGTCAGGTGTGGCAGAGTCTGGCCAATGGCAATGCAATAGTGAGGCTCTCATTGGTCAAGTCTGCTATAGAGGGGCATGGTTGGAGAGGAACAGACCTCCAGGAGGTTATTGAGAGAGCACTGCAG TGTGGACTTGTCTTTGCTCCAGCGCTGGTGTAA